The following are encoded in a window of Benincasa hispida cultivar B227 unplaced genomic scaffold, ASM972705v1 Contig403, whole genome shotgun sequence genomic DNA:
- the LOC120069462 gene encoding DNA (cytosine-5)-methyltransferase CMT2-like yields the protein MPSPLKSRSKSKSNSELATSKFRSLQLVPYENNAVADHTPVPLAVLNPKISMAAGFRRSPRFSLSPVDVRPQNVARNSGKRARSGSSPDLHVGLLVNESCQRRSPRLHPGLASGNGDGAGKLPLKKCKLLSMDAGSLRRSPRFNVSGSGNGEKMEELSARTTSKKRRKISDSGRFATESAELRSLRRSPRFDSINVEERKCGFNQGEKATEKCLTYKAGKNVVKNVVGMEQKSTKRSPRFSSNQVENELGCNISSSKKISSRKLKSPKKDSFDALSLTVYAEMNSSRKLDTEELSFLKQEEINEALISSMLGTSNLEGGFCHKIDDEPSLCLLCRNHKEEPKVFSCNSHLVAEKLLRRSPRLSSDFKCNCNVDYCSDKPLSRSPRPSLSSCGNEQSKSLDNQMSTFACGTETSKIRYSSSELLESGIEYPLEKIRNSSGADKKNNIRKMASFFVGDPVPADEAQQRWKWRYEMKNQISKERKVRESDDDEDMIVVNVDCHYTQANIGNTVFSLGDCVYIKGEGEKNHVGTIIEFFKTTDGENYFRGQWFYRVEDTVIQEEGAFHDPRRLFYSTVMNDNPLDCIVSKVNIKRVKPRVGQKSNSASSFDFYYDMEYCVDYSAFRTLKDDESLKNIDTAPTNRIETSHVSSSLNILENIPKKAELELLDLFAGCGGMSTGLCLGAKHSSVDLITRWAVDNRKAACESLRLNHPETHVRNETAEDFLDLLKEWEKLCKRYKANESERSRQLRSKPDNNLTSPNDEDELPTSEFEVSSLVDICYGDPTRTGKRGLKFMVHWKGYGRSEDTWEPIEGLSNCQEAIRDFVKRGLRQKILPLPGDVDVICGGPPCQGISGYNRFRNVDCPMDDERNRQIVIFMDIVKFLKPKYVLMENVTDILRFNQASLGRYAVSRLVHMNYQARLGTIAAGCFGLPQFRLRVFLWGAHPSEKLPQFPLPTHEVIVRYWPPPEFERNTVAYDEDQPRELEKAVLLQDAISDLPAVLNSESREKMPYQKPPETEFQRYIRSSKYEMTGCETDSKSTDSLYDHHPHLLSEDDYLRVCNIPKRKGANFRDLPGVIVGSDNVVRRDPENEVLLPSGKSMVPDYAFTFEQGKSRRPFGRLWWDETVPTVVTFPSCHNQVALHPEQDRILTIREYARLQGFPDYYRFSGSVKERYRQVGNAVAVSVSRALGYSLGLAVRRMGGDEPLIVLPPKFSLSNYIQLQKPPPDNVTD from the exons ATGCCGTCGCCGTTAAAATCCAGATCGAAATCCAAATCGAACTCGGAATTAGCTACTTCGAAGTTCAGATCTCTGCAGCTTGTGCCGTACGAGAACAATGCCGTCGCCGATCACACTCCGGTGCCGCTGGCTGTTCTTAACCCTAAGATTTCGATGGCGGCTGGTTTCAGAAGGTCACCAAGGTTTAGTCTTAGTCCTGTGGATGTTCGTCCGCAGAATGTGGCTAGAAATAGCGGTAAAAGAGCTCGTTCTGGCTCTTCTCCTGATCTGCATGTTGGATTGTTAGTGAATGAGAGTTGCCAGAGGAGGTCACCGAGGCTACATCCCGGATTGGCTAGTGGAAATGGAGATGGAGCTGGTAAGCTACCTCTAAAGAAATGCAAATTGTTGTCGATGGATGCTGGTAGTTTGAGAAGGTCGCCACGGTTCAACGTGTCCGGGAGCGGGAATGGAGAGAAAATGGAGGAGTTGTCTGCAAGAACGACGTcgaagaagaggaggaagatCAGCGATTCAGGAAGATTTGCAACGGAATCAGCCGAGCTGAGATCCTTGAGACGCTCTCCTCGATTCGACTCAATTAACGTCGAGGAGAGGAAATGCGGCTTCAATCAG GGTGAAAAGGCTACTGAAAAATGCTTGACCTATAA AGCGGGGAAGAATGTAGTTAAAAATGTGGTGGGCATGGAACAGAAGTCCACTAAGAGATCTCCAAGATTTTCATCTAATCAAGTAGAAAATGAACTTGGATGTAATATATCTTCATCGAAGAAGATTTCCTCAAGAAAGCTTAAATCTCCCAAGAAAGACAGCTTTGATGCATTATCATTGACAGTCTACGCTGAAATGAATTCATCAAGAAAATTAGACACAGAagaattatctttcttaaagCAAGAAGAGATTAATGAAGCACTAATTTCTTCGATGTTGGGAACTTCAAATCTCGAAGGAGGATTTTGTCACAAGATAGATGACGAACCATCACTTTGCTTACTGTGTAGAAATCACAAAGAAGAACCTAAAGTCTTCAGTTGCAACTCTCATTTAGTTGCTGAGAAGCTTTTAAGAAGGTCTCCAAGGCTTTCCTCGGACTTTAAATGTAATTGCAATGTTGATTATTGTAGTGACAAGCCATTAAGTAGATCTCCAAGACCTTCATTATCTTCATGTGGCAATGAGCAATCCAAGTCCTTAGATAATCAAATGTCCACGTTTGCATGTGGGACTGAAACTAGTAAAATCAGATATTCTTCCTCTGAACTTCTAGAGTCGGGGATAGAGTATCCTCTGGAGAAAATTAGGAATTCTTCTGGTGCTGACAAGAAAAATAACATACGCAAAATGGCTTCTTTCTTTGTTGGAGATCCGGTTCCTGCTGATGAGGCTCAACAGAGATGGAAATGGCGCTATGAAATGAAG AATCAAATTTCTAAGGAGCGAAAGGTGAGAGAAAG tgatgatgatgaagatatgATTGTGGTTAATGTGGATTGCCATTATACTCAAGCTAATATTGGAAATACTGTTTTCAGTCTTGGAGATTGTGTATACATCAAG GGTGAAGGAGAAAAAAATCATGTTGGGACGATTATAGAATTTTTCAAGACAACAGATGGGGAAAATTATTTCAGAGGACAATGGTTTTATAGAGTAGAAGATACA GTTATACAGGAAGAGGGTGCTTTTCATGACCCAAGGCGTTTATTTTATTCAACGGTTATGAATGACAATCCATTAGATTGTATTGTTTCAAAAGTTAATATTAAACGTGTAAAACCCAGG GTAGGTCAGAAATCAAACTCTGCATCTTCATTTGATTTCTATTATGACATGGAATACTGCGTAGACTATTCGGCTTTTCGCACCTTGAAAGATG ATGAATCCCTTAAGAATATTGACACAGCACCAACCAACCGCATTGAAACTTCTCATGTATCATCCTCATTGAACATTTTGGAGAATATTCCCAAGAAGGCGGAGTTAGAATTATTAGATCTCTTTGCGGGATGTGGGGGAATGTCGACTGGACTATGCCTTGGTGCCAAACATTCTTCTGTTGACCTCATTACG AGATGGGCTGTTGATAACCGTAAGGCTGCATGTGAGAGCTTGAGACTGAATCATCCAGAAACACAT GTCAGAAATGAAACTGCTGAGGATTTTCTGGACTTATTAAAGGAGTGGGAAAAACTATGTAAACGTTATAAGGCAAATGAATCAGAGAGATCACGACAATTAAGGTCAAAACCTGATAATAATTTGACGTCCCCCAATGATGAAGATGAACTTCCAACTTCTGAGTTTGAGGTCTCGAGCTTAGTTGACATTTGTTATGGTGATCCAACCAGAACAGGCAAGCGTGGATTAAAATTTATG GTGCATTGGAAAGGCTATGGTCGAAGTGAAGATACATGGGAACCAATTGAAGGTTTAAG CAACTGCCAGGAAGCAATTCGGGATTTTGTGAAAAGAGGTTTGAGACAAAAAATTTTGCCACTCCCT GGAGATGTTGATGTTATTTGTGGAGGTCCTCCTTGCCAAGGGATCAGTGGCTATAATCGCTTTAGAAATGTCGACTGTCCCATGGATGATGAACGAAATCGCCAGATAGTTATCTTCATGGATATAGTGAAGTTTTTAAAGCCTAAATATGTATTGATGGAAAATGTGACTGACATTTTGAGATTCAATCAAGCTTCTCTTGGACGATATGCAGTGAGTCGTTTGGTACATATGAATTACCAAGCAAGACTTGGAACAATAGCTGCTGGATGTTTCGGCCTCCCACAGTTTCGGTTGCGTGTTTTCCTTTGGGGTGCCCATCCTAGTGAG AAATTGCCTCAATTTCCACTTCCGACGCATGAAGTAATTGTTAGATATTGGCCCCCACCTGAGTTTGAG CGAAATACGGTTGCTTATGATGAGGACCAGCCCCGTGAACTTGAAAAAGCTGTTCTTCTTCAAGACGCCATCTCTGATCTCCCAGCA GTCTTGAATTCAGAGTCTCGGGAAAAAATGCCATATCAAAAGCCGCCTGAAACAGAATTCCAAAGATATATAAGATCGTCTAAATATG AGATGACAGGATGTGAAACAGACAGCAAAAGTACAGATTCACTTTATGACCATCACCCACACTTATTAAGCGAAGACGACTACTTGCGAGTTTGTAACATTCCAAAGAGAAAG GGGGCAAATTTCAGGGATCTTCCTGGTGTAATTGTGGGGAGTGACAATGTTGTCCGGAGAGATCCAGAAAACGAAGTACTACTACCATCTGGAAAATCGATG gtACCAGACTATGCTTTCACTTTTGAACAAGGGAAGTCTAGAAG ACCATTTGGCAGGTTGTGGTGGGATGAAACGGTGCCCACAGTAGTGACTTTCCCAAGTTGTCACAATCAG GTAGCATTACACCCAGAACAAGATCGAATCCTCACCATAAGAGAATATGCAAGATTGCAAGGGTTTCCTGATTATTATAGATTCTCTGGGTCTGTCAAAGAGAG